The genome window GTTCAAAGTGATGGACAGATGTTGCTAATTACTACAGCAATGTACTTATCTAAATATTTCGGCAACTAGTAACTTTATTAAAGGGTTCTCCTTTGCTTGTTTTTTATAAATGACCATATTATCTAAAGTGTAGTCAAAACCTGGTACGTCCAGCTTTTTAATACGACCTTGGTCAAGCCATGTTTTGGCAAAATAATCAGGTATAAAGCCAACATAACCACCCGACAACAGCAATACCATACGTCCTGACATATGGTTGGCTACAGCACGGTTAGGAAATTGGCTAAAGATTTTATGGAGCGTATTATTAACCGCATGACTGGTCGTAATTAAGTCACATTGCAAGACTTCTTCGGTAGTTACCTTACTGTGATTGAATAACGGGTGTTTATCGCCACAATACAAACTACCACAATGCGCATACAAAAATTTGTACTCTAAACCTGGCCGTTTACTATAAGCAACATTAATAGCGATATCGGCTCGATTGTTCATGATGTCCAGATCAATCTCATTAGGCGCATGTGCTAAAACTTCCAATTCGACTTGCGGGGCTTTTTGTCGAAAACGGGCAATCGCCGGAGATAATTTTTCTTGTGTCAGTTGCAACCAGTCGTCCGGCAGAGCAATTCTTAATTTACCGGTTAATTCTGACTGAATGGCATTAATGCGGCTGCGAAAGCTATCAAGCTGGGCAAACAGCTCAACGATGGCAATGTAAACTTCCTTTCCTTGTTCAGACAATGAAAATACCGTTCGACCACGGCCACGATGACAAAGATTAATACCTAAACGTTGCTCTAAGTCAGACATGTGAATGCTAATAGTTGAACGATTTATATTAAGCTCAAGCTCTGCCGCTCCATAGCCTCCACATTCAGCCACAGCTTTGAATACCCGCAGCAAGCGTAGATCTATATCACTAAGCTGCCCTCGTAATGTAGGTTTTGTATTCATAGCTTGCCTTAATCAATCAAGTTAACTTTTTAAAGTTGACGGAACATTCATATTAGTCATTAAAGCCAGTGTTTTAAAGAACTTTGTTATGTTTGATAAAATCAAACATAACTTTGAATGTTCATTATATATTTTAACTTAAGGATAATTGTACAGTGTTCAAACTAACAATGATTAAAGCTACCAAATTGAAATATGGGAAGGGCAGCATGCAAAATAGTAACAATACAAACACCGAAAGTGATATTGATAAGGGCATTGAAGAATCCATTCAACCTAATCAGGCGTTATCTTATGAAGCGGCCATTCGATTTTGGTTAGCATCAAATAGTCCCCAAGACTAGGATATTCATCATGCAACAAAGGTATAGTAAAGGGCAAAATAGACAGCTTCTGACAGCATTTACGGCAATGCTTGAAGAAGGGGAATTTCGCACTCAAAACGAATTATCAGATCAGCTTTCGCAGTTGGGCTTTAACTCTATATCGCAACCAAAAATATCAAGAATGTTAAAGCAAATGGGTGCAGTTAGAATTCGTAATGCAATGAACCATTCAATTTATAGTTTACCTATTCACTCTGAACAACAAGAAATTAAAGACTCAATAAATGCGTTAGCACTTGAAGTAATTAATAATGGTGTGCAAATAATTTTGAAAACAACGTTTGGTGGCGGCGCAATTTTGGCTAACATTCTTGACGATCTTGACGACTCATTTGGTATTCTCGCAACCATGGCAGTTGATAGCACGGTACTGATTATTCCAAGAGACATAAATAACATTGATGAACTTAGCAATTCTATAAAGAAACTTGTTTGTTTAACGTAAAATAAAGCTGTTTACATGGGTTGTTGCATCGACAAACTCTATCCCCCTTTAATGGTATTACATGTTAAGCCTCTATTTGAAATAATACATTCAGATCACGGGGGCATACTTGTAGGTTTCATTGGCCATTAATTATTTGGCACTTTAATAGGTATATATTATGAGAACTAGAAAAGATCGTATTCGTCATGCGATTGCTTTTGAAATTATTGGTTTAGCAATTCTTATTGGCGTAATGGGTCAGATGGGCTATGACATGGCGCATGTAGGATTAATGGGAGTTTTCTTCTCGATTATCGCCACGTTCTGGAATTACGCCTTTAATGTCGGCTTCGATAATTTAATGTTGAAAATATTGAATACCATCAAGAAAACCTTCTGGTTGCGCGTTATGCACAGTTTGGCATTTGAAGCTGGATTATTAGTAATCACTATACCTGTTATCGCCTGGACGTTAAATCTTAGCTTATGGCACGCTTTTATGATGGATATTGGTATGGTTATTTTCTATGTTGTCTATGCTTATCTTTTTAATCTTGCTTATGACAACATATATCCCATCGATGAAGGGCAATTATCCTAATGGTGATTTACTTATTAATTCACCACTATCTTTGTAGTCTAAACAGCCCACAGTTTTAGCCTCTTCAAATAATTGGGGTCAGGTCTAAATTAAATAATTTAGATCTGACCCAAATTATTTCAGTTCATTATGTTTGCGGTTTATAAAGTGCTAACAGCTCGCCAACTTTCTTCCTATTAGTACCTTTTTGACTGATCGTTCGCGCTACTTTAACCGACTTAATTTTAGAGGCATGTTCGTAAATTTTACGAGTCCAAATGGTGTCATGGTTAGAAATTAATACCGTAACGTTTTTTTCTGCAGTTATTTCTTCTGCGGCATTGGCTAAATCAGCTTGTTCATCTAAACCGAAACCATTACCGGCATAACTAGTAAAGCTGGCAGTTTTACTTAATGGCACATAGGGTGGATCGCAGTAAATCACATCGCCATCTTTAGCTCTGGCAAATGTGTCACGGTAATTTTCACAAACAAACTCCGCTTTTTGTGCTTTGTCAGCAAAGTTAATTAATTCATTCTCAGGAAAGTATGGTCGTTTGTATTTGCCAAACGGCACATTGTAGCCGCCTTTAGAGTTATATCGACACAAACCGTTATAACCATGCCTATTCATGTATAAAAACATTAAAGAGCGCTGATAAGGGTCGTCAGTAGCGTTAAACTGCTTTCTGATCTCATAGTACTCTTCACTAATATTATATTCAGGCATGAACAACCTGGCAGCATCATTAATAAACTGCTCAGGTTTAACTTGCAGGGTTTTATAAAGGTTGATTAAGTCTTTATTAATATCATTGAGAATATAGTTAGAATAATCAGTATTGAGGAATATGGAGCCGGCACCAGCAAAAGGTTCGATCAAGCAACTACCTTTAGGCAGCATTTTTCTGATCACATCGCTGAGGGTATATTTACCGCCCGCCCATTTTAAGAAAGCCCTTTGCTTGTTGATCATATTATTATTCTTATACTGCTTTATCGGCTTACTTATCTTAGTGGGCGATTTTGTGTTTGAAATATGTGGAAAGCGTAATCAGATCACGTGATGTAATTGCTCATGAGTAATGTTATCAAACATTTCAGACTTTCCAATGGCAGTAGGAATAATCAAACGTAATTTACCGCCTAAATTTTTCTTATCACGCGCCATGTGTTTGATGAAATCATCAAAGGTCATTGATGCCGGAGCTTTAATTGGTAGGTCAAAATAGACAATTAAATCGATAATCTGTTGTGTCTCGGCACTACTGATATAATTTAAATGTTCGGCTAATTGCGCAGCCTGCACCATACCGGTGGCAACCGCTTCACCATGTAGCCAAACACCATAGCCCTGTTCGGCTTCTATGGCATGACCAAAGGTGTGGCCTAAATTTAATAATGCGCGAACGCCAGATTCTTTTTCATCCTGACTAACAATGTCCGCTTTATTTTGACAACAGCGTTGGATCATCTCGGCTAAAACAACTTTATCTTTTGCTTTAATCGCTGCTTTGTTGTTGCTTAGCCAATCAAAAAATTCTTTATCGCCTAAAATACCGTATTTTATTACTTCTGCCATACCCGCGTTAAATTCACGCACAGGTAAAGTAAATAAGCTATCAATATCAATCAACACCGCTTTAGGTTGATAAAAAGCACCGATCATATTCTTACCAAGCGGATGATTTACAGCCGTTTTACCACCAACAGAAGAATCAACTTGCGATAGCAACGTTGTTGGTATTTGAATAAAATCAATACCACGCTGATAACATGCTGCTGCAAATCCGGTAATATCACCAATGACACCACCACCTAAAGCAATTAATGTTGAATCCCGGCCATGAGTATTAGCGAGCATATGCTCCATAATTTTTTCAAAATTAGCGAGACTCTTCTGCGCTTCACCATCAGCTAAAATTATTTCATCAACAATAAAATCAGACAATTGTTGTTTTAATGCTTCTAAATAAAGTGGCGCAACAACAGTGTTAGTAACAATACAAACACGTTTGCTATTGATATGTTTAGGCAAAGGGCTATTGTTTGATAATAACCCTGATTCGATATAGATAGGATAGCTACGTTCATCTAATGAAACGTTTAGGCTGGCCATTTGGTGTTAAAAGTCCAGACGTTCGACGATTTTATTGGCGACAATTTTTGCGCTTTGGTCGTCAGTTTGAACGATCACATCAGCAATTTCTTCGTATAAAGGATTACGCTCTACCGCTAGGTTTTCTAGCACAGTTCGCGGCTCTTCTTTGGTTTGAAGTAATGGACGACGACGATCACGCTGGGTGCGGGCAACTTGCTTATCGATAGTAGTTTCTAAATAAACTACAACGCCGCGTGCTGATAGGTGATTACGAATTTGATCGCTAATTACTGAACCACCACCAGTGGCTAGTACTATGCCCTGCATCAAAGATAAATCTTCAATTACAGTTTCTTCACGCTTTCTAAAGCCCTCTTCACCTTCAAGATCAAACACCCATGCGATGTCTGCACCGGTACGACGTTCAATTTCTTGGTCTGAGTCAAAAAATTCTAGGTGTAGCTTATCAGCTAATTCTCGACCAATTGTGCTTTTGCCTGCGCCCATTGGGCCAATTAGGAAAATGTTACGTTTTTCTGCCATGAGATTCTTTAATACTCGTAAATTGTTATACCAAAGCGAAGAATATTAAGTCAACTTGGTATTTGTTAACGAAATTGAGGACACTCCTCGAAAAAATTAAGGGCGCAATTATCGCAATTCTTATAGACAAATTGCAAGCATGCGCCTTAAAAAAATACAATCTAACGTAATTTACTTATTGTTAAAGTCGATTAGCTAGATTGTTATTTGCGATTTCGTTTAAAATTTTTCGGTTACTATTCTCGGTGTTACGAAGATAAGTAGTTCTTTTTTCTCATTAAATTCTGTCGTAGTTCTGAATAACCAGCCAACATATGGAATATCGCCCAGTACCGGAACTTTCGAAATTGAATTGATCACTTGTTGCTGATAAATACCGCCTAAGACGATAGTTTCACCATTATTTACTAAAACTTGCGTACCAATTTCCTGCGTATCAATTGCTGTGGCTAAACCAGTACCTGTAGCGATAGTGTCACCACGGGTATCTTGAGTAATAATTAAATCAAGGATGATACGATTATCAGGAGTAATTTGCGGTGTAACTCGTAAGCCTAAAACTGCTTTTTTAAAGGTAACAGAAGTTGCTCCACTTGACGCTGCTTGCACAAAAGGAATTTCCGTACCTTGTTCAATATACGCTTCTTTTTGATTCGAGGTAGTAATGCGTGGACTAGCAATGATCTCTCCTTTGTTTTCTTGCTCCATTGCCGAAAGTTCAAGGTCAAGAATGGTACCATCTGCCAATCGAGCTACTTGGAATGCTATTGCTCCGGCGGGATCGGCAACAGGTAAGTTAACATTTAAACGGTCGTTGATTGATGGAACAACACCAGCATTCGCTAGGTCAGCTCCCTCTAGGCTACCAGAACTAGACGTATCGCCACCGTTGTGAGTTACTCCCCAACGAATACCTAATTCTTCACTGATGTTATCTTTAACCGTTACCATGCGTGATTCAATCACAACCTGGCGAATGGGGATATCAAGCACATTGATCATCCGCTTTATATCTTCAATACTGTTGGCCGTATCGCGAATTAATAAGGTGTTGGTACGCTCATCAACAGTTACGCTACCACGCTCAGATAAAAGGCTAGTGCCTTCATTTTTAAGTAAATTTGAAAAATCAGCCGCTTTCGCATAATTAATTTGTACATATTCTGCATAGAGAGGTGCAAGTTCGGATACTTGCTGCTGCGCTTGTAATTCTTTTGCTTCACGGGCAACAAGTTCATCATTTGGGGCAATCATTAAGATGTTTCCATCCATACGCTTACCTAAGCCTTTT of Thalassotalea fonticola contains these proteins:
- a CDS encoding PACE efflux transporter, translating into MRTRKDRIRHAIAFEIIGLAILIGVMGQMGYDMAHVGLMGVFFSIIATFWNYAFNVGFDNLMLKILNTIKKTFWLRVMHSLAFEAGLLVITIPVIAWTLNLSLWHAFMMDIGMVIFYVVYAYLFNLAYDNIYPIDEGQLS
- a CDS encoding Dam family site-specific DNA-(adenine-N6)-methyltransferase, encoding MINKQRAFLKWAGGKYTLSDVIRKMLPKGSCLIEPFAGAGSIFLNTDYSNYILNDINKDLINLYKTLQVKPEQFINDAARLFMPEYNISEEYYEIRKQFNATDDPYQRSLMFLYMNRHGYNGLCRYNSKGGYNVPFGKYKRPYFPENELINFADKAQKAEFVCENYRDTFARAKDGDVIYCDPPYVPLSKTASFTSYAGNGFGLDEQADLANAAEEITAEKNVTVLISNHDTIWTRKIYEHASKIKSVKVARTISQKGTNRKKVGELLALYKPQT
- a CDS encoding LysR family transcriptional regulator, whose translation is MNTKPTLRGQLSDIDLRLLRVFKAVAECGGYGAAELELNINRSTISIHMSDLEQRLGINLCHRGRGRTVFSLSEQGKEVYIAIVELFAQLDSFRSRINAIQSELTGKLRIALPDDWLQLTQEKLSPAIARFRQKAPQVELEVLAHAPNEIDLDIMNNRADIAINVAYSKRPGLEYKFLYAHCGSLYCGDKHPLFNHSKVTTEEVLQCDLITTSHAVNNTLHKIFSQFPNRAVANHMSGRMVLLLSGGYVGFIPDYFAKTWLDQGRIKKLDVPGFDYTLDNMVIYKKQAKENPLIKLLVAEIFR
- a CDS encoding arginine repressor, whose translation is MQQRYSKGQNRQLLTAFTAMLEEGEFRTQNELSDQLSQLGFNSISQPKISRMLKQMGAVRIRNAMNHSIYSLPIHSEQQEIKDSINALALEVINNGVQIILKTTFGGGAILANILDDLDDSFGILATMAVDSTVLIIPRDINNIDELSNSIKKLVCLT
- a CDS encoding type IV pilus secretin PilQ, encoding MFSRKIKIKSPNKSRQGALGFVLSAVLLLVSFGSYAEGKLNDIYYNTLLADEIEFTFGFEQALTAEPVVKTFTEPARIEIMFNATEFATPLADTQVNHAGIKNIDVQQIAGKIKATVFLKELKLYQAEIIEGKFVLLLNSLSTFDKTDPQADVASEFINNIQAIDFRKGEANAGQVLVFLDDSMSAVDVKDKLGKINIEFHNTDIMEELLYKLDVTDFGTIVTSIETFKEGNNARLEIGTNKPFTIEHNQIDNIFSLTVKEEEEKKSYLEDGEDFNGKAISLNFQDIPIRTVLQIIADYNGFNLVTSDTVNGNITLRLDGVPWDQALDIILRVKGLGKRMDGNILMIAPNDELVAREAKELQAQQQVSELAPLYAEYVQINYAKAADFSNLLKNEGTSLLSERGSVTVDERTNTLLIRDTANSIEDIKRMINVLDIPIRQVVIESRMVTVKDNISEELGIRWGVTHNGGDTSSSGSLEGADLANAGVVPSINDRLNVNLPVADPAGAIAFQVARLADGTILDLELSAMEQENKGEIIASPRITTSNQKEAYIEQGTEIPFVQAASSGATSVTFKKAVLGLRVTPQITPDNRIILDLIITQDTRGDTIATGTGLATAIDTQEIGTQVLVNNGETIVLGGIYQQQVINSISKVPVLGDIPYVGWLFRTTTEFNEKKELLIFVTPRIVTEKF
- the aroB gene encoding 3-dehydroquinate synthase, with product MASLNVSLDERSYPIYIESGLLSNNSPLPKHINSKRVCIVTNTVVAPLYLEALKQQLSDFIVDEIILADGEAQKSLANFEKIMEHMLANTHGRDSTLIALGGGVIGDITGFAAACYQRGIDFIQIPTTLLSQVDSSVGGKTAVNHPLGKNMIGAFYQPKAVLIDIDSLFTLPVREFNAGMAEVIKYGILGDKEFFDWLSNNKAAIKAKDKVVLAEMIQRCCQNKADIVSQDEKESGVRALLNLGHTFGHAIEAEQGYGVWLHGEAVATGMVQAAQLAEHLNYISSAETQQIIDLIVYFDLPIKAPASMTFDDFIKHMARDKKNLGGKLRLIIPTAIGKSEMFDNITHEQLHHVI
- the aroK gene encoding shikimate kinase AroK, whose protein sequence is MAEKRNIFLIGPMGAGKSTIGRELADKLHLEFFDSDQEIERRTGADIAWVFDLEGEEGFRKREETVIEDLSLMQGIVLATGGGSVISDQIRNHLSARGVVVYLETTIDKQVARTQRDRRRPLLQTKEEPRTVLENLAVERNPLYEEIADVIVQTDDQSAKIVANKIVERLDF